One Clostridium estertheticum DNA segment encodes these proteins:
- a CDS encoding 3-methyl-2-oxobutanoate dehydrogenase subunit VorB, which translates to MGEKVLMKGNEAIGEAAIRANCQGFFGYPITPQTEIGAYLSRKMIKINRVFLQAESEVAAINMVYGAAGTGVRTMTSSSSPGISLKAEGISYIAGAELPCVIVNIVRGGPGLGSIQPAQSDYFQATKGGAHGDFSMPVYAPASVQEMVDLVQDAFDTADMYRTPVMVMGDGMLGQMMEPVEFKERTAKLLPEKTWAANGLKGRKKHNVINSLYLKSEDLERHNLKLQAKYAEIKKNETRYEMYNCDGEVDLIMVAYGTTSRICKNVVKMAEKEGIKLGLIRPITLWPYPIEAFEKTIKTTKHGYISVEMSCGQMVEDVRLSVEGRKPVHFYGRTGGMVPHPEDILNKVREIVGGAK; encoded by the coding sequence ATGGGAGAAAAAGTGTTAATGAAAGGTAATGAAGCTATAGGAGAAGCAGCTATTAGAGCCAACTGCCAAGGTTTCTTTGGGTATCCAATAACACCTCAAACAGAGATAGGTGCATATCTATCAAGAAAAATGATTAAGATTAACAGAGTATTCTTGCAAGCAGAGAGTGAAGTTGCAGCTATAAACATGGTTTATGGAGCAGCAGGTACAGGAGTTAGAACTATGACATCTTCAAGTTCACCAGGAATAAGTTTAAAAGCTGAAGGAATATCATATATAGCAGGAGCAGAGCTTCCATGTGTTATTGTAAATATAGTTAGAGGTGGCCCAGGACTTGGTAGTATTCAACCAGCCCAATCAGATTACTTCCAAGCAACAAAAGGTGGAGCACATGGCGATTTCAGTATGCCTGTATATGCACCTGCATCAGTACAAGAAATGGTTGACTTAGTTCAAGATGCTTTTGACACTGCAGATATGTATAGAACTCCTGTAATGGTAATGGGAGATGGAATGCTTGGACAAATGATGGAGCCAGTAGAATTTAAGGAAAGAACGGCAAAGTTACTTCCAGAAAAAACTTGGGCAGCAAATGGACTAAAAGGTAGAAAAAAACATAATGTTATAAATTCTCTTTATTTAAAATCAGAAGATTTAGAAAGACATAATTTAAAATTACAAGCGAAATATGCTGAAATAAAGAAAAATGAAACAAGATATGAAATGTATAATTGTGATGGCGAAGTTGATTTAATAATGGTTGCATATGGAACTACATCAAGAATATGCAAAAACGTTGTTAAAATGGCAGAAAAAGAAGGCATAAAATTAGGATTAATAAGACCAATCACACTTTGGCCTTACCCAATCGAAGCTTTCGAGAAGACCATAAAAACCACGAAACATGGATATATATCAGTAGAAATGAGCTGTGGTCAAATGGTTGAAGATGTTAGACTTTCAGTTGAAGGAAGAAAACCAGTACACTTCTACGGAAGAACAGGTGGAATGGTTCCTCACCCTGAGGATATATTAAATAAAGTTAGAGAAATAGTAGGGGGTGCAAAATAA
- a CDS encoding YbbR-like domain-containing protein, whose translation MDKEGKQQLIIKICCVIAAFILWLFITSTESPLTAYKLKSIPVQLLNTDILTQSKLIIVPGQDLTTSLNIKGANTSMLLNTKAEDFTVVADLSLYALKRGEQKIPIEIRKSPDNINVLNSDSLFITINLDELTEAKLPVSVNVNGKPKEGFYASAAKISQNSAMVVGASKFVNIVKELIIETDIQGLESDLIRTYKLKPVDAEGKEIKEVTVNPSQIDVKIPIRKTKSVGVKVKTIGNLDPNFTLASIRVLPEHFDVTGSAADLNQLESLNTEAIDLSKINKSTTMDAKVLIPDGLSLVSTSGTGTVKVEINLNKVVQKSLSLDIKYNNLDQNYDAKLEKAKSTIVISGTEAVINSLDLKKITAAVDLVNLVEGQHTLNVKVTMPDGVNLISEVPDKILVTITKKQTGVTTTNGN comes from the coding sequence ATGGATAAAGAAGGGAAACAACAATTAATAATTAAAATTTGCTGTGTAATAGCTGCCTTTATACTATGGCTTTTTATTACAAGTACAGAAAGTCCACTGACTGCTTATAAGCTTAAAAGCATACCTGTTCAGCTCTTAAATACAGATATATTAACTCAATCAAAGCTCATTATAGTACCGGGGCAAGATTTAACCACGTCCCTAAATATAAAAGGAGCTAATACTAGCATGCTACTAAATACTAAAGCAGAGGATTTTACAGTAGTGGCAGATTTAAGTTTGTATGCTCTTAAAAGAGGAGAACAAAAGATTCCAATTGAAATAAGAAAAAGTCCTGATAATATAAATGTGCTAAATAGTGACAGTCTTTTTATAACCATAAACTTAGATGAACTGACTGAAGCTAAGCTACCTGTAAGCGTAAATGTTAATGGTAAGCCAAAAGAAGGATTTTACGCATCTGCAGCAAAAATATCACAAAACTCTGCAATGGTGGTAGGAGCATCAAAGTTTGTAAATATAGTAAAAGAGCTAATAATAGAAACGGATATACAAGGACTAGAATCTGATCTTATAAGAACCTACAAACTTAAGCCAGTAGATGCAGAAGGAAAAGAAATAAAAGAAGTTACGGTAAATCCATCCCAAATAGATGTTAAGATTCCTATAAGGAAGACTAAATCTGTAGGAGTAAAAGTAAAAACTATAGGAAATTTGGACCCTAATTTTACATTAGCAAGTATAAGAGTATTGCCAGAACACTTTGATGTAACCGGAAGCGCAGCGGATCTTAATCAACTAGAAAGCTTGAACACGGAAGCCATTGATTTAAGTAAGATAAATAAGAGCACTACAATGGATGCAAAGGTATTAATTCCTGATGGATTAAGTTTAGTTAGCACTAGTGGTACAGGTACTGTTAAAGTTGAAATTAATTTAAATAAAGTTGTGCAAAAGAGTCTAAGCCTTGACATAAAATATAATAATTTGGATCAAAATTATGATGCAAAGTTAGAAAAAGCTAAAAGCACCATAGTTATTTCTGGAACTGAAGCAGTTATAAATTCCTTGGATTTAAAAAAAATTACTGCAGCAGTAGACTTAGTTAATTTAGTAGAAGGCCAGCACACTTTGAATGTAAAGGTAACAATGCCAGACGGCGTAAATTTAATATCCGAAGTTCCAGATAAAATATTAGTAACTATTACGAAAAAACAAACGGGGGTAACTACAACTAATGGCAATTAA
- a CDS encoding thiamine pyrophosphate-dependent enzyme — MAIVFEPTKALLDVPTHYCPGCTHGLIHRLVGEVLEELDVIDKTIGVAPVGCSVLAYDYFACDMFEAAHGRAPAVATGIKRTNPDAVVFTYQGDGDLAAIGTAEIVHAATRGENIVTIFVNNCIYGMTGGQMAPTTLAGQVTETTPYGRDVKVQGHPIRVSEMIATLTGACYVERVAVDNVPNVNKAKKAIKKAFQNAIDGKGFSMVEVLSICPTNWGLSPNESMGWLRDNMIPFYTLGVKKDTTGEVE, encoded by the coding sequence ATGGCAATCGTATTTGAACCAACTAAAGCATTATTAGACGTTCCTACACATTATTGTCCAGGCTGTACTCATGGACTAATTCATAGATTAGTAGGAGAAGTACTTGAAGAATTAGATGTAATAGATAAAACTATAGGAGTAGCTCCAGTTGGATGTTCTGTTTTAGCATATGATTATTTTGCATGTGATATGTTTGAAGCAGCACATGGAAGAGCACCAGCAGTTGCTACAGGAATTAAAAGAACTAATCCAGATGCAGTAGTATTTACATATCAAGGAGATGGAGATCTTGCAGCAATAGGAACGGCTGAAATAGTTCATGCTGCAACTCGTGGCGAAAACATTGTTACTATATTCGTAAACAACTGTATTTACGGTATGACAGGTGGACAAATGGCACCAACTACACTTGCAGGTCAAGTAACAGAAACAACCCCTTATGGAAGAGATGTAAAGGTGCAAGGACACCCTATCAGAGTATCAGAAATGATAGCAACACTCACAGGTGCTTGTTATGTAGAAAGAGTAGCTGTAGATAATGTGCCTAATGTTAATAAAGCTAAAAAAGCTATAAAAAAAGCTTTCCAAAATGCAATTGATGGAAAAGGATTCTCAATGGTAGAAGTATTATCAATATGCCCAACTAACTGGGGATTATCACCTAATGAGTCCATGGGATGGCTTAGAGATAATATGATACCATTCTATACTCTAGGAGTTAAAAAAGACACAACTGGGGAGGTTGAATAG
- the buk gene encoding butyrate kinase, whose product MTHKLLMINPGSTSTKIGVYEDEKEVLVETLRHSSEEIGKFEGIYEQFNFRKDVILNVLKEKNFDISTLDAIVGRGGLLKPMEGGTYAVNDAILNDLKIGVQGQHASNLGGIIANEIAKTLDIPAFIVDPVVVDEMMDVARISGLPEIERKSLFHALNQKAVAKRYAKEIGKKYEELNLIVAHMGGGISVGAHMAGKVVDVNNALDGDGPFSPERSGGLPVGDLVKMCFSGKYTIEDIKKKINGKGGFVAYLNTNDAKEVIDKAQAGDEKCKLIFEAMGYQVAKEIGKCAAVLSGKVDAIILTGGIAYGKPIVNYIKERVEFITKVVVYPGEDELLALAEGGLRVLNHQEKAKEYK is encoded by the coding sequence ATGACACATAAATTGTTAATGATTAATCCAGGTTCAACATCAACTAAAATAGGTGTATATGAAGATGAAAAGGAAGTATTGGTAGAAACCCTAAGACATTCATCAGAAGAAATAGGTAAATTTGAAGGTATATATGAACAGTTTAATTTCAGAAAAGATGTTATATTAAACGTACTTAAAGAAAAAAACTTTGATATAAGTACACTAGATGCCATAGTAGGTAGAGGGGGACTTCTAAAACCTATGGAAGGTGGTACATATGCTGTAAACGATGCTATACTTAATGATTTAAAAATCGGAGTACAAGGGCAGCACGCTTCAAATTTAGGTGGAATAATTGCAAATGAAATTGCAAAAACTTTAGATATACCGGCGTTTATTGTTGATCCAGTAGTTGTGGATGAAATGATGGATGTAGCAAGAATATCAGGACTTCCAGAAATAGAAAGAAAGAGTCTTTTTCATGCACTAAATCAAAAGGCAGTAGCTAAAAGATATGCAAAAGAAATTGGAAAAAAATACGAAGAACTTAATTTAATAGTAGCACACATGGGCGGTGGGATCTCAGTAGGAGCTCACATGGCTGGAAAAGTTGTTGATGTTAATAATGCATTAGATGGAGATGGCCCATTTTCACCAGAAAGATCTGGAGGATTGCCTGTAGGCGATTTAGTTAAAATGTGCTTTAGTGGAAAATACACAATAGAGGACATAAAGAAAAAGATAAATGGAAAAGGTGGCTTCGTTGCTTATCTTAATACAAACGATGCTAAAGAAGTAATAGATAAAGCACAAGCTGGGGATGAAAAATGCAAATTGATTTTTGAAGCTATGGGATATCAAGTAGCTAAGGAAATTGGAAAATGTGCAGCAGTCTTATCAGGAAAAGTAGATGCTATAATTTTAACTGGAGGCATAGCTTATGGCAAGCCTATAGTTAATTATATAAAAGAAAGAGTAGAATTCATAACAAAAGTAGTAGTTTATCCAGGTGAAGATGAATTGTTAGCACTAGCTGAAGGCGGGTTAAGAGTATTAAACCACCAAGAAAAGGCTAAAGAGTATAAATAA
- a CDS encoding 2-oxoacid:acceptor oxidoreductase family protein, with protein MAAQEIIFAGFGGQGTLSMGKFLAYAGMDANMNVSWLPSYGPEMRGGTANCSVILSDELVGSPIINDPNTLIVMNRPSLDKFEDTLVKGGLLIMDSDLVDRMPIREDIEVICIPAQTEAMNIGSKQIANMVLLGALVKRTGIVSMEEIIGALKAHGKEKFFEINKKALEIGASYIK; from the coding sequence ATGGCTGCACAAGAAATTATATTTGCAGGATTTGGTGGTCAAGGTACGCTTTCAATGGGAAAATTTTTGGCATATGCAGGAATGGATGCTAATATGAACGTTTCATGGTTGCCATCTTATGGACCAGAAATGCGTGGAGGTACTGCTAACTGCTCTGTTATACTTTCTGATGAGCTAGTTGGTTCACCAATAATTAATGATCCAAACACACTTATAGTTATGAATAGACCTTCTCTTGATAAGTTTGAAGATACCTTAGTTAAAGGTGGACTATTAATAATGGATTCTGATCTTGTAGATAGAATGCCAATCAGAGAAGATATCGAAGTAATATGCATTCCAGCTCAAACAGAAGCTATGAACATTGGTAGTAAACAAATTGCTAACATGGTACTTCTAGGAGCATTAGTGAAAAGAACAGGAATAGTATCTATGGAAGAAATAATAGGAGCTTTAAAAGCTCACGGTAAAGAAAAATTCTTTGAAATAAACAAAAAAGCACTTGAAATAGGAGCTTCATACATCAAATAA
- the cdaA gene encoding diadenylate cyclase CdaA, translated as MDVLKLMLSTIKNISFFSVLDILVVAYIFYKGYILIKETRAEQLLKGIVLIFVLIPISQLLNLTVLNWILNKTITIGVLTIVIIFQPEIRSALEHLGRTAFTDKHIFENEETVEIVITEVVNAVENLSKSRTGALIVIEQKTGIGEVIKTGTTMDAVISAALLENIFVVNTPLHDGATVIRNDRIIAAGCFLPLTNNDKISKKLGTRHRAAIGITETSDALTIIVSEETGNISLAVNGRLVRNYDRDKLKKILVQIIKNRQSKKITLKERVKSWIKKGNNN; from the coding sequence ATGGATGTACTTAAATTAATGTTAAGCACAATTAAAAATATAAGTTTCTTTTCAGTTTTAGATATATTAGTGGTGGCGTATATATTTTATAAAGGGTATATATTAATTAAAGAAACAAGAGCTGAACAACTATTAAAAGGAATAGTTCTTATTTTCGTACTTATCCCGATAAGCCAATTGCTTAATTTAACTGTGTTAAATTGGATTTTAAATAAGACTATAACAATCGGTGTTTTGACTATTGTTATAATTTTTCAACCGGAAATAAGAAGCGCCTTAGAGCACCTTGGAAGGACCGCTTTTACAGATAAACACATATTTGAAAATGAAGAGACCGTGGAGATAGTTATAACTGAAGTTGTTAATGCTGTTGAAAACTTATCTAAAAGTAGAACAGGAGCACTAATAGTAATAGAACAAAAAACAGGTATCGGAGAAGTAATTAAAACTGGAACCACAATGGATGCAGTAATATCTGCTGCACTACTAGAAAATATATTTGTGGTTAATACTCCACTTCATGATGGGGCTACAGTAATTAGAAATGATAGAATAATAGCGGCAGGATGTTTTCTGCCTTTAACGAACAATGATAAAATAAGCAAGAAACTAGGAACGCGGCATAGAGCGGCCATAGGAATAACTGAAACTTCAGATGCGCTAACAATAATAGTATCAGAAGAAACAGGGAATATATCTCTAGCGGTTAATGGGAGATTGGTAAGGAACTATGACCGAGATAAGCTTAAGAAAATACTTGTTCAAATAATAAAGAACAGGCAAAGTAAAAAAATAACTTTAAAGGAGAGAGTAAAGTCATGGATAAAGAAGGGAAACAACAATTAA
- a CDS encoding DUF2812 domain-containing protein, protein MRRTMHKLFFAWDFEKEEKWLNKMSARGMQLVGVGFCKYIFEDGTSGEYSYRLELLKQFPTHSESASYIHFLEETGVEHIGSFMRWVYLRRKSDDGEFDLFSDIDSVINHLKRILTLLLCLLPLEISSLGTNISTAIMGSTINLVCACLLASILVLLSIGILNLCRKIRKLKKERILRE, encoded by the coding sequence ATGAGACGTACGATGCATAAACTATTTTTTGCCTGGGATTTTGAAAAAGAAGAAAAATGGCTGAACAAAATGTCGGCCAGGGGTATGCAGCTTGTGGGTGTCGGTTTCTGTAAATATATTTTTGAAGATGGTACATCTGGCGAATATAGCTATCGCTTAGAATTGCTGAAACAATTCCCTACACATTCAGAAAGTGCGTCATATATTCATTTTCTGGAGGAAACTGGCGTTGAGCATATTGGTTCATTTATGCGGTGGGTGTATTTAAGAAGGAAGTCTGATGACGGTGAATTTGATTTGTTTAGCGATATAGATTCTGTTATCAATCATTTGAAACGAATACTTACTCTCTTGTTATGTTTACTTCCTCTCGAAATTAGTTCGCTGGGAACGAATATCTCCACTGCTATAATGGGTTCCACCATCAACTTGGTCTGTGCTTGCCTCCTTGCTTCAATATTAGTACTCCTTTCCATTGGCATTTTAAATCTCTGTAGAAAAATACGCAAACTTAAGAAAGAACGCATCCTGCGTGAATAG
- the buk gene encoding butyrate kinase, with the protein MSNKGYILVINPGSTSTKLSIFKDEHCVITSNLTHSSDEIKKFEKIYDQKDMRTALILQWLEKEGIALEDLIAVVGRGGLLRPMPGGTYEITPKMLEDLKIGYQAEHASNLGGVIAFEIARKINIPSFIVDPVAVDEILDVARISGLPEIPRRSLVHALNIKAVTRRVCAKLHKDFENSTYIVAHIGGGISVSPVKNGRILDVNNANEEGPFSPERTGGLPVGDLAKLAFSGEYTLQQLKKKLTGEGGLVAYLNTNDGRIVDKMIDSGDKSSELIFKAMAYQIAKEIGAMATVVSGKIDAIILTGGLAHNKRLTTWISEMVSFIATVELVPGEDEMLALAQGALRILNGEEKAKIYEEQTK; encoded by the coding sequence ATGAGTAACAAAGGATATATTTTAGTAATAAATCCTGGTTCAACATCAACTAAATTATCAATATTCAAAGATGAACATTGTGTAATTACATCTAATTTGACCCATAGCTCTGATGAAATCAAAAAATTTGAGAAGATTTACGACCAAAAAGACATGAGAACTGCTTTGATTCTACAGTGGCTAGAAAAAGAAGGTATAGCCCTTGAAGATTTAATTGCAGTAGTTGGCAGAGGTGGATTATTGAGACCAATGCCAGGTGGTACATATGAAATAACGCCGAAAATGTTAGAGGATTTAAAAATAGGATATCAGGCAGAGCACGCTTCTAATCTAGGCGGGGTAATAGCCTTTGAAATTGCAAGAAAAATTAACATACCATCATTTATAGTAGATCCTGTAGCAGTAGATGAGATATTGGATGTGGCAAGAATCTCTGGACTTCCAGAGATACCAAGGCGTTCACTAGTCCATGCCTTAAATATTAAAGCAGTAACAAGACGGGTTTGCGCTAAATTACATAAGGATTTTGAAAATAGCACTTACATTGTTGCACACATAGGTGGAGGAATTTCTGTGTCTCCAGTTAAAAATGGAAGAATTTTAGATGTGAACAATGCCAATGAAGAAGGTCCTTTTTCGCCAGAACGAACAGGAGGACTTCCAGTAGGAGATTTAGCAAAGTTGGCATTCAGTGGAGAATATACTCTTCAACAGTTAAAGAAAAAATTAACAGGTGAAGGGGGGCTTGTGGCTTATCTAAATACCAACGATGGAAGAATTGTTGATAAAATGATAGATAGTGGCGATAAAAGTTCAGAACTTATTTTTAAAGCTATGGCATATCAAATTGCTAAAGAAATTGGAGCCATGGCAACAGTAGTTTCTGGAAAAATTGATGCAATAATCCTTACAGGAGGACTTGCTCATAACAAGAGACTTACTACTTGGATAAGCGAAATGGTGAGTTTTATTGCCACCGTTGAATTGGTACCAGGAGAAGATGAAATGTTAGCGCTAGCGCAGGGAGCTCTAAGAATATTAAATGGAGAAGAAAAGGCTAAAATTTACGAAGAACAAACAAAATAG
- a CDS encoding MinD/ParA family protein → MSRIRVFTGHFGSGKTEIAINYAINLAKQGKKVAIADLDIVNPYFCVRDVRKQLEEYGIRVIASNPELVNAELMVVPAEIIAIFNDKSYEVVIDVGGDDSGSIALGQYNRFFVEEPYDMFFVINTNRPFTSISSDIVEYFKAIERASRLKITHLISNTNLSYETVTQHIIDGDKAVAKLSKELNIPHAYTVCSNDLVEEMTGKLQGDIFGIDIHMLPPWR, encoded by the coding sequence ATGAGTAGAATAAGAGTATTTACAGGCCATTTTGGCAGTGGAAAGACAGAAATAGCAATAAATTATGCAATAAATCTTGCAAAACAAGGGAAAAAGGTTGCAATAGCTGACTTAGATATAGTAAATCCTTATTTCTGTGTAAGAGACGTGAGAAAGCAATTAGAGGAGTATGGAATAAGAGTCATAGCATCCAATCCAGAACTAGTTAATGCAGAACTCATGGTGGTTCCAGCAGAGATAATAGCTATATTTAATGATAAAAGTTACGAAGTGGTAATAGATGTAGGTGGCGATGACTCAGGCTCAATAGCACTTGGTCAGTACAATAGGTTTTTTGTGGAGGAACCCTACGATATGTTTTTTGTTATAAATACAAATAGGCCATTTACATCAATTTCTTCAGATATTGTAGAATACTTTAAAGCAATAGAAAGAGCTTCAAGACTAAAGATAACACACTTAATCTCCAATACTAATTTATCTTATGAAACTGTGACGCAACATATAATAGATGGAGACAAAGCAGTAGCTAAGCTTTCCAAAGAATTAAATATACCGCATGCCTACACTGTTTGCAGTAATGATTTAGTCGAAGAAATGACAGGAAAATTGCAAGGTGACATATTTGGTATTGATATACATATGTTGCCACCTTGGAGATAG
- a CDS encoding NAD(P)/FAD-dependent oxidoreductase, giving the protein MAIKVNNIVLDIDENMEDVKIKAARKMRVSESEIKVFRIAKESIDARKKNNIKFNYAAIIEMDNEIKVVAGANDKDVKIEEVKYDSEFEFGTTAMNHRPIIVGMGPAGMFAGLLMAQKGYKPLIIERGENVERRTNSIVKFWTRAVLNTESNVQFGEGGAGTFSDGKLTTRIKDTRCDYILEEFVKAGAPEEILYMGKPHIGTDILKSVVKNIRETIISLGGEVRFNSKLEDIKIKDKKVKSIIVNGEEIPCDSLILAPGHSSRDTYEMLYKKGVFMSSKPFAVGVRIEHPQDMINENQYGKYASHERLKAADYKLTYTSERSGRAVYSFCMCPGGEVVAAASEQGHLVINGMSKYKRNKANANSAIVVAVGPKDFAGDSPLAGIEFQRHYEALAYMAGGANFNAPVQLVGDFLKDKVSNAIGSVKPSYTPGYKFADLTTCLPSYVTDAIKEALPKFEYKINGFAREDAIMTGIETRTSAPVRIDRNDKLQSISLEGLYPAGEGAGYAGGIISAAVDGLKVAENIMKEWKHI; this is encoded by the coding sequence ATGGCAATTAAAGTAAATAACATAGTTCTAGATATAGATGAAAATATGGAAGATGTAAAAATAAAGGCAGCAAGAAAAATGAGAGTTTCTGAAAGTGAAATAAAAGTTTTTAGAATAGCTAAAGAATCTATAGATGCAAGGAAAAAAAATAATATAAAATTTAATTATGCTGCTATTATTGAAATGGATAACGAAATAAAAGTGGTGGCCGGAGCAAATGATAAAGATGTTAAAATTGAAGAGGTTAAGTACGATTCTGAGTTTGAATTTGGAACTACTGCCATGAATCATAGACCAATAATAGTAGGAATGGGACCAGCAGGAATGTTTGCTGGTCTTCTTATGGCGCAAAAGGGTTATAAACCACTGATTATAGAAAGAGGAGAAAATGTAGAGCGTAGGACAAATAGTATAGTTAAGTTTTGGACAAGAGCAGTGCTTAATACAGAATCTAATGTGCAATTTGGTGAAGGTGGAGCGGGAACCTTTTCAGATGGAAAGTTAACCACAAGAATAAAAGACACTAGGTGTGATTACATATTAGAGGAATTTGTGAAAGCTGGTGCCCCAGAAGAAATATTATATATGGGTAAGCCTCACATAGGTACAGATATACTTAAATCAGTTGTGAAGAACATTAGAGAAACCATTATAAGTCTTGGTGGAGAAGTAAGATTTAATAGTAAACTTGAAGATATAAAAATTAAAGATAAAAAAGTGAAAAGCATAATAGTAAATGGAGAAGAAATACCCTGTGATAGCTTGATTTTAGCCCCAGGACATAGTTCTCGCGACACCTATGAAATGTTATATAAAAAAGGAGTATTTATGTCTAGCAAGCCTTTTGCAGTGGGAGTTCGAATAGAGCATCCACAAGATATGATTAATGAAAATCAATATGGGAAATATGCTAGTCATGAAAGATTAAAAGCTGCCGATTACAAGCTTACTTATACCAGTGAAAGATCTGGAAGAGCAGTCTATAGTTTTTGTATGTGCCCAGGCGGAGAAGTAGTAGCGGCCGCATCGGAGCAGGGTCACTTGGTGATAAATGGGATGAGCAAATATAAGAGAAATAAGGCCAATGCAAACTCTGCCATAGTAGTAGCTGTAGGACCTAAGGACTTCGCAGGGGATAGCCCGCTGGCTGGTATAGAGTTCCAAAGGCATTATGAAGCTCTAGCTTACATGGCAGGAGGAGCAAACTTTAATGCCCCGGTACAATTAGTTGGAGATTTCCTTAAAGATAAAGTTAGTAATGCCATAGGAAGTGTAAAACCAAGCTATACACCTGGATATAAGTTTGCTGATCTTACTACATGTTTGCCTAGCTATGTAACAGATGCTATAAAAGAGGCTTTGCCTAAATTTGAATATAAAATAAATGGGTTTGCAAGGGAAGATGCAATTATGACTGGTATTGAAACAAGAACCTCAGCACCAGTAAGGATTGATAGAAATGATAAACTCCAAAGCATATCCCTAGAAGGCCTATACCCAGCAGGAGAGGGAGCGGGATATGCAGGTGGAATAATTTCTGCAGCAGTGGACGGACTAAAAGTTGCAGAAAATATAATGAAAGAATGGAAACATATATAA
- the ptb gene encoding phosphate butyryltransferase, translating to MIKTFNEVLNTAKAQGMKTVAVAVAQDEPVLEAIQDAKKNGIANAILVGDKEKIISIATTIGMNIEEFEIIDEKNDKKASMVAVELVSSGKADMLMKGLVDTATFLRAVLNKEVGLRTGKQMSHIAVFEIPAYDRLIFLTDAAFNMYPELKEKIDIVNNSVVVAKACGVELPKVAAVCAVEVVNTSMPATLDAAMLSKMNERGQIKGCIIDGPLGLDNALSESAAKHKKLEGPVAGKADILLMANIEAGNAMYKCLTYTTEAKNGGLLVGTSAPVILTSRADTPETKLNSIALAALVAEYNK from the coding sequence ATGATTAAAACTTTTAATGAAGTATTAAATACCGCGAAAGCACAAGGAATGAAAACTGTAGCAGTAGCTGTAGCACAGGATGAACCAGTTCTTGAGGCAATTCAAGATGCTAAGAAAAATGGCATAGCTAATGCAATATTAGTAGGCGATAAGGAAAAAATAATTTCTATAGCCACTACGATAGGTATGAATATAGAAGAGTTTGAAATTATAGACGAGAAAAACGATAAAAAAGCTTCCATGGTTGCAGTTGAGCTTGTATCCTCAGGAAAAGCGGATATGCTTATGAAGGGTCTAGTAGATACGGCTACCTTCTTAAGAGCTGTATTAAATAAAGAAGTAGGTCTACGAACTGGAAAGCAAATGTCTCACATAGCAGTCTTTGAAATACCAGCCTATGATAGATTAATATTTTTAACAGATGCTGCCTTCAATATGTATCCAGAGTTAAAAGAAAAAATAGATATAGTAAACAATTCAGTAGTAGTTGCAAAAGCTTGCGGTGTTGAGCTTCCTAAAGTTGCAGCAGTTTGCGCAGTAGAAGTAGTAAACACTAGTATGCCAGCAACACTAGATGCAGCAATGCTTTCAAAAATGAATGAGAGAGGTCAGATAAAAGGATGTATTATTGATGGACCTCTAGGTCTTGATAATGCGTTGTCAGAATCAGCTGCAAAACATAAAAAACTAGAAGGTCCAGTAGCAGGTAAAGCAGATATTCTTTTAATGGCTAATATTGAAGCTGGAAATGCAATGTACAAGTGTTTAACTTACACAACTGAAGCTAAAAATGGTGGGCTTTTAGTAGGTACTTCTGCACCAGTTATACTAACTTCTAGAGCAGATACTCCGGAAACAAAATTAAATTCTATAGCACTTGCAGCTTTAGTTGCAGAATATAATAAATAA
- a CDS encoding 4Fe-4S dicluster domain-containing protein — MPRVTFREARCKGCGLCVTVCPKKIISFSDKLNIKGYHPATVTEEKMKECIGCASCGKMCPDLVITVEK; from the coding sequence ATGCCAAGAGTAACTTTTAGAGAAGCCAGGTGTAAAGGGTGTGGACTTTGTGTAACAGTGTGCCCTAAGAAAATCATAAGTTTTTCTGATAAATTAAACATAAAAGGATATCATCCAGCTACAGTAACAGAAGAAAAGATGAAAGAATGTATTGGATGTGCATCTTGCGGAAAAATGTGCCCTGATTTAGTAATAACAGTTGAAAAGTAA